The proteins below are encoded in one region of Segatella copri:
- a CDS encoding M23 family metallopeptidase — MHYTQEMILHSDSGYCMPFEERNGEVTMSLGYGKQKHPHTGESFFHHGVDFKVRNYLLSAVATGKVTGLGNDAIHGIYQITRYDDYEVTYAHLSNVFANYGKEVKAGQVIAVSADSLHVEVKYKGEELNPLEFLTMIYSNLKVMEQNGKPGAAPQFVTLDMDVHTMYDKDQKEIEDLMMRFFPDYMSDMSQGIYALPEHTELALRNIFTMSAMKNYFYETLPSMANPLGMGSRSIPIAERVQNLLIGDFLNYLALRHQIFLSSMSAIEKKKHKTGQ, encoded by the coding sequence ATGCACTATACACAAGAAATGATACTGCATTCCGACAGTGGCTATTGCATGCCATTCGAGGAAAGAAACGGAGAAGTGACCATGTCCCTGGGCTACGGCAAACAGAAGCATCCGCACACAGGAGAATCATTTTTCCATCATGGAGTTGACTTCAAGGTCAGGAACTATCTGCTGTCTGCTGTAGCTACCGGCAAGGTGACAGGTCTGGGCAACGATGCCATTCACGGCATCTACCAGATTACCCGATACGATGACTATGAAGTGACCTATGCCCACCTGAGCAACGTGTTTGCCAACTACGGCAAAGAGGTAAAGGCAGGGCAAGTCATCGCTGTCAGTGCCGACTCCCTCCATGTAGAAGTCAAATACAAGGGCGAAGAACTCAATCCACTGGAGTTCCTCACCATGATCTATAGCAATCTGAAAGTGATGGAACAGAACGGCAAGCCAGGCGCAGCACCTCAGTTCGTCACTCTTGACATGGATGTTCATACCATGTATGACAAAGACCAGAAGGAGATTGAAGACCTCATGATGCGTTTCTTCCCCGACTACATGAGCGACATGAGCCAAGGCATCTATGCCCTACCAGAGCATACGGAACTTGCACTTCGCAACATCTTCACCATGTCGGCCATGAAGAATTACTTCTATGAAACCCTGCCTTCCATGGCGAATCCATTGGGAATGGGATCAAGAAGCATTCCAATAGCCGAGCGAGTACAGAACCTCCTTATTGGAGATTTTCTAAACTATCTCGCCTTGCGCCATCAGATCTTTCTGTCAAGCATGAGCGCCATCGAAAAAAAAAAGCACAAGACCGGGCAATAG
- a CDS encoding DUF4494 domain-containing protein: MKRYWYKFRVKYGKALDTGKNKKVSEEYLVDAESFTETEKRATKAATELIGTRDFDITAISRESITEILKEDEKEGNHWYKTVVSLVTEDEETGVKKFSPQTIYVNAPSTKEADHMLRQHMSSSVTEWKIKSIAETKVLGVLGYKQ, encoded by the coding sequence ATGAAAAGATACTGGTATAAATTCCGTGTCAAATATGGCAAAGCCCTTGACACAGGAAAGAACAAAAAAGTCAGTGAAGAATACCTGGTAGATGCCGAGAGCTTCACCGAGACAGAGAAACGTGCCACCAAAGCTGCTACCGAGCTTATCGGAACCAGAGACTTCGACATCACAGCCATCTCACGTGAATCTATCACGGAAATCCTGAAAGAAGATGAAAAAGAAGGCAACCACTGGTACAAGACCGTCGTCTCCCTTGTCACTGAGGATGAAGAAACTGGCGTAAAGAAGTTCTCACCACAGACCATCTACGTCAATGCTCCTTCGACAAAGGAAGCAGACCACATGCTACGTCAGCACATGAGCAGCAGTGTGACAGAGTGGAAAATCAAATCCATAGCCGAGACCAAGGTTCTTGGTGTTCTTGGCTATAAGCAATGA